TGATTGATCTGCACCCGCACTTCGCCGTCAGAGAATCGCCGGACATCGCATTCGGTCAACGGCACTCCCGTGTATTGGGCAATCTTCTGTGCGAGAGGCAGGTTGGCCGTACCGGCAATTATCTTAAGAGCGTTCAGCATCCCATCCTCCAAAAAGAGAACCTTTATAATAAGGGTGACGGCGGAAAAATCAAGGGGGAAATGAGAAATGACTACTTTGAAGGGACATCAAAGCGAGATTTCATGCTCTGAGAGAATGCAACGCAATGAGATTTAGCGAGTTAGATGATACGGAATTCTATCGAAACGCTACACCAAACTGCAGTGGGATAATATGCACCCGCGGCTTATCGGTGAACAATACGGTGTATCGTGCTTCGAAAAATAGGAAGCTCTTGGAGCTAAGATGCACATTGAATCCCGCGCCGGCATTCAATCCAAATGCCGATTGCCCCTTGCCGTCGATCACGGTCTGGATAACGTCATTCTGCACGCTTTCCGAGAAAAGAATATCCCCTGCAATAAATCGCGCCACAGTCGCTCCGCCCGTCAGGAACAGCGACTCGCCCGACCTTGCCCGCGAAAACGAGTACTTGAGATTAAGCGATCCGGTTAACACGGATGCGCTTCCCTCTTCCACCTGATTGTTCTTCTCGAATGCATCAATCGACTTGAGGTATGCCTCTTT
This genomic interval from bacterium contains the following:
- a CDS encoding outer membrane beta-barrel protein, whose product is MRLVNGFIIAIVILFASPAVRGGDFQYFITGGVAYPVYDKELTNLYNAGLHLGIGLGYTLTDQLMLLGNIQISNLPLDKEAYLKSIDAFEKNNQVEEGSASVLTGSLNLKYSFSRARSGESLFLTGGATVARFIAGDILFSESVQNDVIQTVIDGKGQSAFGLNAGAGFNVHLSSKSFLFFEARYTVLFTDKPRVHIIPLQFGVAFR